The following coding sequences lie in one Seriola aureovittata isolate HTS-2021-v1 ecotype China chromosome 5, ASM2101889v1, whole genome shotgun sequence genomic window:
- the ankdd1b gene encoding ankyrin repeat and death domain-containing protein 1B produces MERRALALREMIKKHCPTKENLDPRKWVTEETVRGFADFITNKHSDKETDNSFDNKEMLLDAEKQFMEAAKRNDVETMKTLGKGLNANAKNVHNRTALHYAVAGKNKEAVQLLLQRRVKVDQKDKYGVAPIHLAAWFGSLEILKLLVQAGAEHKVENEEGVNIMHCAAINNHTEIVEYIINDLQMKELDKDDQSGHRAFALAAKHGCVEMLEMLMEPYKMATMKPNKRGDTPLHLAASNGHLDAVQLLLQSFDTRDEVNMDGETALYQAADNGQEECVLALLEAGCDPDILTMAKCSALHPVSERGDTSIVQIVLEYKAFTDFQNQHLAAPLHLAVKNSHIPVIHSLLDAGCNINVTDKRSRTAMHLAAELARIEVVEMLLKAGLDLTLRDRQGKTALGTAARADEVIIVDMIIKAERYYAWKTANPELNESVHSEYPLTFKLDHRFGTRALRSMAWRLAYKLLKPGDWKRLAEHWGFTKDQVSAIEEQWTGQHSYQEHGNRMLLIWLHGEELAQKSPAKELYQGLILTGNTKAADKIRTEAVPASKKSCSIS; encoded by the exons ATGGAGAGAAGAGCTTTGGCTTTGAGGGAGATGATCAAGAAGCATTGTCCTACGAAGGAGAATCTGGACCCTCGAAAGTGGGTGACAGAGGAGACCGTGAGGGGCTTTGCTGACTTCATAACCAACAAGCACTcggacaaagagacagacaacagCTTTGACAACAAAGAGATGT TGCTCGATGCAGAGAAGCAGTTTATGGAAGCAGCTAAGAGGAATGATGTGGAGACCATGAAGACTCTTGGAAAAGGACTCAACGCCAATGCAAAGAATGTG CATAATAGGACTGCCCTTCACTATGCAGTGGCTGGCAAAAACAAGGAAGCTGTCCAACTCCTTCTACAGCGCAGGGTCAAGGTGGACCAAAAGGACAAG TATGGCGTGGCACCCATTCATTTGGCTGCCTGGTTTGGCAGTTTGGAGATCCTGAAATTATTAGTGCAGGCTGGGGCTGAACACAAGGTTGAGAACGAG GAAGGAGTGAACATTATGCACTGCGCTGCTATCAACAACCACACTGAAATTGTTGAGTATATTATCAATGACCTACAGATGAAAGAACTAGACAAAGATGACCAG TCAGGGCACCGCGCATTTGCACTGGCGGCAAAGCATGGGTGTGTGGAAATGTTAGAGATGCTGATGGAGCCATACAAAATGGCCACCATGAAGCCCAACAAG AGAGGTGACACGCCCCTGCACTTAGCTGCCAGCAACGGCCACTTGGACGCCGTccaactgctgctgcagagctttGATACTCGGGATGAAGTCAATATG GATGGTGAGACGGCTCTGTACCAGGCTGCAGACAACGGACAGGAAGAATGTGTCTTGGCCCTGCTGGAGGCTGGCTGTGACCCCGACATCCTCACAATG GCCAAATGCAGCGCTCTCCATCCAGTTTCAGAAAGAGGAGACACATCTATTGTCCAAATCGTTTTAGAGTACAAAGCCTTTACTGACTTTCAGAATCAG CACCTAGCGGCTCCCCTCCACCTGGCAGTGAAGAACAGTCACATCCCTGTCATCCATTCTCTACTGGATGCTGGCTGCAACATTAATGTCACCGATAAG AGGTCCCGGACTGCTATGCATCTTGCTGCAGAGCTGGCCAGAATAGAAGTAGTGGAGATGCTTCTTAAAGCCGGGCTGGATCTGACACTCCGGGATAGG CAGGGTAAGACGGCTCTGGGTACGGCAGCCAGAGCAGACGAGGTGATTATTGTGGACATGATCATCAAAGCAGAGAGATACTACGCCTGGAAGACG GCCAACCCTGAGCTTAATGAGAGTGTTCACAGCGAGTATCCGCTAACGTTTAAGCTCGACCACCGCTTTGGGACCAGGGCGCTCCGTTCGATGGCCTGGCGCCTGGCGTACAAGCTCCTGAAACCAGGAGACTGGAAAAGACTGGCAGAACACTGGGGCTTCACTAAGGACCAGGTGTCTGCCATTGAGGAGCAGTGGACAG GTCAGCACAGCTACCAAGAGCACGGGAACAGGATGCTGCTGATCTGGCTCCACGGGGAGGAGTTGGCTCAAAAGAGCCCTGCCAAAGAACTGTACCAGGGCCTCATCCTCACAGGGAACACAAAAGCTGCAG ATAAGATTCGGACGGAGGCAGTGCCTGCCAGCAAAAAGAGCTGCAGCATTTCATGA